The following proteins are co-located in the Hevea brasiliensis isolate MT/VB/25A 57/8 chromosome 11, ASM3005281v1, whole genome shotgun sequence genome:
- the LOC110658504 gene encoding plasma membrane ATPase 4 isoform X1 yields MATKGGISLEEIKNESVDLERIPIEEVFEQLKCTREGLTSEEGANRLQVFGPNKLEEKKESKILKFLGFMWNPLSWVMESAALMAIVLANGDGRPPDWQDFIGIIALLFINSTISFIEENNAGNAAAALMAGLAPKTKVLRDGRWTEQEAAILVPGDIISIKLGDIIPADARLLEGDPLKVDQSALTGESLPVTKNPSDEVFSGSTCKQGEIEAVVIATGVHTFFGKAAHLVDSTNQVGHFQKVLTAIGNFCICSIAVGIIVEIIVMYPIQHRKYRQGIDNLLVLLIGGIPIAMPTVLSVTMAIGSHRLSQQGAITKRMTAIEEMAGMDVLCSDKTGTLTLNKLTVDRTLIEVFAKGVDKEYVILLAARASRTENQDAIDAAIVGMLADPKEARAGIREVHFLPFNPVDKRTALTYIDSDGNWHRASKGAPEQILALCNSKEDVKKKVHTVIDKFAERGLRSLAVARQEVPEKTKDSPGGPWQFVGLLPLFDPPRHDSAETIRRALNLGVNVKMITGDQLAIAKETGRRLGMGTNMYPSKSLLGQDKDASIAALPVDELIEKADGFAGVFPEHKYEIVKRLQERKHICGMTGDGVNDAPALKKADIGIAVADATDAARGASDIVLTEPGLSVIISAVLTSRAIFQRMKNYTIYAVSITIRIVFGFMFIALIWKYDFAPFMVLIIAILNDGTIMTISKDRVKPSPQPDSWKLKEIFTTGIVLGGYLALMTVIFFWAMYDTNFFTDKFGVRSLHGKEHEMMAALYLQVSIVSQALIFVTRSRSWSFVERPGLLLVSAFVIAQLVATLIAVYANWGFARIKGCGWGWAGVIWLYSLVTYVPLDLLKFAIRYILSGKAWDNLLENKTAFTTKKDYGKEEREAQWATAQRTLHGLHPPETNNLFADKNSYRELSEIAEQAKRRAEMARLRELHTLKGHVESVVKLKGLDIDTIQQHYTV; encoded by the exons ATGGCCACCAAGGGAGGCATCAGTCTGGAGGAGATCAAAAACGAGTCTGTTGATCTG GAACGGATTCCTATAGAGGAAGTGTTTGAGCAGCTCAAATGTACCAGGGAAGGCCTTACTTCAGAGGAAGGAGCCAATCGGCTTCAAGTTTTTGGTCCCAACAAACTAGAAGAGAAAAAG GAGAGCAAAATTCTCAAGTTTTTGGGTTTTATGTGGAACCCATTGTCGTGGGTCATGGAATCAGCAGCTTTGATGGCCATAGTTTTGGCAAATGGTGATGGAAGACCTCCTGATTGGCAGGACTTCATTGGGATTATTGCCTTATTGTTCATAAACTCTACAATCAGTTTTATCGAAGAAAACAATGCTGGAAATGCAGCGGCAGCCCTAATGGCTGGTCTTGCTCCCAAGACTAAG GTTCTCAGAGATGGCCGGTGGACTGAGCAAGAAGCTGCAATTTTGGTTCCGGGGGACATTATCAGCATTAAATTGGGAGATATAATTCCTGCTGATGCCCGTCTTCTTGAGGGTGATCCTTTGAAGGTTGATCAATCCGCCCTTACAGGGGAGTCACTTCCTGTTACTAAGAACCCCTCAGATGAAGTGTTTTCAGGCTCAACATGTAAACAGGGTGAAATTGAAGCAGTAGTAATTGCTACTGGCGTGCATACCTTTTTCGGTAAGGCTGCCCATCTGGTGGACAGCACCAATCAAGTTGGACATTTTCAAAAAGTTCTAACTGCCATTGGTAACTTCTGTATTTGCTCAATCGCTGTTGGAATAATTGTTGAAATTATAGTAATGTACCCAATACAACATCGCAAGTACAGACAGGGAATTGACAACTTACTGGTTCTTTTGATTGGAGGAATTCCCATTGCTATGCCAACTGTTTTATCTGTCACCATGGCTATTGGTTCACATAGGCTATCCCAGCAGGGTGCAATTACCAAGAGAATGACTGCCATTGAGGAAATGGCAGGCATGGATGTCCTCTGCAGTGACAAGACTGGAACTCTGACCCTGAACAAGCTTACTGTTGACAGGACCCTAATTGAAGTATTTGCAAAGGGTGTGGATAAAGAGTATGTTATACTTCTTGCAGCTAGAGCTTCAAGAACTGAAAATCAGGATGCTATTGATGCAGCAATTGTAGGGATGCTTGCAGACCCAAAGGAG GCAAGAGCTGGTATCAGAGAGGTTCATTTCCTGCCATTCAATCCTGTGGATAAGAGAACTGCCCTAACCtacattgattctgatggaaactGGCACCGTGCTAGCAAGGGTGCGCCTGAGCAG ATATTAGCCCTATGCAATAGCAAGGAGGATGTCAAGAAGAAGGTTCATACTGTGATTGATAAGTTTGCTGAACGTGGGCTTCGATCTTTGGCTGTTGCAAGACAG GAAGTACCTGAGAAAACAAAGGATAGTCCAGGTGGCCCATGGCAGTTTGTTGGTTTGTTGCCTTTGTTTGATCCCCCCAGGCATGACAGTGCTGAAACCATAAGAAGAGCTCTTAACCTTGGAGTGAATGTTAAAATGATTACTG GTGATCAGCTTGCCATTGCTAAGGAAACTGGTCGGAGGCTTGGAATGGGAACAAACATGTATCCATCTAAATCATTGCTTGGCCAAGACAAGGATGCTTCTATTGCGGCTCTCCCTGTAGATGAGTTGATTGAAAAGGCTGATGGGTTTGCTGGAGTTTTTCCAG AACATAAATACGAAATTGTTAAGAGGCTGCAGGAAAGGAAACACATCTGTGGAATGACAGGAGATGGTGTTAATGATGCCCCTGCTTTGAAGAAGGCAGATATTGGAATAGCTGTGGCTGATGCTACAGATGCGGCCAGAGGTGCTTCTGATATTGTCCTGACTGAACCTGGGCTTAGTGTAATTATAAGTGCAGTGCTGACCAGCAGGGCCATATTTCAAAGGATGAAGAACTACACA ATATATGCAGTCTCAATTACAATCCGTATTGTG TTTGGATTCATGTTTATTGCCCTAATATGGAAATATGACTTTGCTCCGTTCATGGTTCTAATTATTGCCATCTTAAACGACG GAACAATCATGACAATATCAAAAGATCGAGTGAAACCATCACCACAGCCAGATAGCTGGAAACTTAAAGAGATCTTTACTACTGGTATTGTTCTTGGAGGTTACTTGGCGCTAATGACGGTGATATTTTTCTGGGCTATGTACGATACCAACTTCTTTACG GATAAATTTGGGGTAAGATCATTGCATGGTAAGGAACATGAAATGATGGCAGCTCTATACCTACAAGTGAGTATTGTGAGCCAGGCCCTTATTTTTGTCACAAGGTCCCGCAGCTGGTCCTTTGTTGAACGTCCTGGACTTCTTCTAGTCAGTGCATTCGTGATTGCTCAGCTG GTAGCTACCTTGATAGCAGTTTATGCAAACTGGGGTTTTGCACGAATAAAGGGATGTGGCTGGGGTTGGGCTGGTGTAATCTGGCTCTATAGTTTGGTTACTTATGTTCCACTTGATCTGCTCAAATTTGCAATTCGTTACATTCTCAGCGGCAAGGCTTGGGATAATCTTTTGGAGAACAAG ACTGCCTTTACAACAAAGAAAGACTATGGGAAGGAAGAGAGAGAAGCCCAATGGGCAACGGCTCAGAGAACACTTCATGGCCTCCACCCTCCTGAAACCAACAACCTTTTTGCTGACAAGAATAGTTACAGGGAACTATCAGAGATTGCAGAGCAAGCCAAGCGGCGGGCTGAGATGGCAAG GCTGAGGGAGCTACATACCCTTAAGGGGCATGTTGAATCGGTTGTGAAGCTGAAAGGACTCGATATTGACACAATTCAACAACATTACACAGTTTAA
- the LOC110658504 gene encoding plasma membrane ATPase 4 isoform X2, with translation MQPDILVCLCDVERIPIEEVFEQLKCTREGLTSEEGANRLQVFGPNKLEEKKESKILKFLGFMWNPLSWVMESAALMAIVLANGDGRPPDWQDFIGIIALLFINSTISFIEENNAGNAAAALMAGLAPKTKVLRDGRWTEQEAAILVPGDIISIKLGDIIPADARLLEGDPLKVDQSALTGESLPVTKNPSDEVFSGSTCKQGEIEAVVIATGVHTFFGKAAHLVDSTNQVGHFQKVLTAIGNFCICSIAVGIIVEIIVMYPIQHRKYRQGIDNLLVLLIGGIPIAMPTVLSVTMAIGSHRLSQQGAITKRMTAIEEMAGMDVLCSDKTGTLTLNKLTVDRTLIEVFAKGVDKEYVILLAARASRTENQDAIDAAIVGMLADPKEARAGIREVHFLPFNPVDKRTALTYIDSDGNWHRASKGAPEQILALCNSKEDVKKKVHTVIDKFAERGLRSLAVARQEVPEKTKDSPGGPWQFVGLLPLFDPPRHDSAETIRRALNLGVNVKMITGDQLAIAKETGRRLGMGTNMYPSKSLLGQDKDASIAALPVDELIEKADGFAGVFPEHKYEIVKRLQERKHICGMTGDGVNDAPALKKADIGIAVADATDAARGASDIVLTEPGLSVIISAVLTSRAIFQRMKNYTIYAVSITIRIVFGFMFIALIWKYDFAPFMVLIIAILNDGTIMTISKDRVKPSPQPDSWKLKEIFTTGIVLGGYLALMTVIFFWAMYDTNFFTDKFGVRSLHGKEHEMMAALYLQVSIVSQALIFVTRSRSWSFVERPGLLLVSAFVIAQLVATLIAVYANWGFARIKGCGWGWAGVIWLYSLVTYVPLDLLKFAIRYILSGKAWDNLLENKTAFTTKKDYGKEEREAQWATAQRTLHGLHPPETNNLFADKNSYRELSEIAEQAKRRAEMARLRELHTLKGHVESVVKLKGLDIDTIQQHYTV, from the exons ATGCAGCCAGACATTTTAGTTTGCCTTTGTGACGTG GAACGGATTCCTATAGAGGAAGTGTTTGAGCAGCTCAAATGTACCAGGGAAGGCCTTACTTCAGAGGAAGGAGCCAATCGGCTTCAAGTTTTTGGTCCCAACAAACTAGAAGAGAAAAAG GAGAGCAAAATTCTCAAGTTTTTGGGTTTTATGTGGAACCCATTGTCGTGGGTCATGGAATCAGCAGCTTTGATGGCCATAGTTTTGGCAAATGGTGATGGAAGACCTCCTGATTGGCAGGACTTCATTGGGATTATTGCCTTATTGTTCATAAACTCTACAATCAGTTTTATCGAAGAAAACAATGCTGGAAATGCAGCGGCAGCCCTAATGGCTGGTCTTGCTCCCAAGACTAAG GTTCTCAGAGATGGCCGGTGGACTGAGCAAGAAGCTGCAATTTTGGTTCCGGGGGACATTATCAGCATTAAATTGGGAGATATAATTCCTGCTGATGCCCGTCTTCTTGAGGGTGATCCTTTGAAGGTTGATCAATCCGCCCTTACAGGGGAGTCACTTCCTGTTACTAAGAACCCCTCAGATGAAGTGTTTTCAGGCTCAACATGTAAACAGGGTGAAATTGAAGCAGTAGTAATTGCTACTGGCGTGCATACCTTTTTCGGTAAGGCTGCCCATCTGGTGGACAGCACCAATCAAGTTGGACATTTTCAAAAAGTTCTAACTGCCATTGGTAACTTCTGTATTTGCTCAATCGCTGTTGGAATAATTGTTGAAATTATAGTAATGTACCCAATACAACATCGCAAGTACAGACAGGGAATTGACAACTTACTGGTTCTTTTGATTGGAGGAATTCCCATTGCTATGCCAACTGTTTTATCTGTCACCATGGCTATTGGTTCACATAGGCTATCCCAGCAGGGTGCAATTACCAAGAGAATGACTGCCATTGAGGAAATGGCAGGCATGGATGTCCTCTGCAGTGACAAGACTGGAACTCTGACCCTGAACAAGCTTACTGTTGACAGGACCCTAATTGAAGTATTTGCAAAGGGTGTGGATAAAGAGTATGTTATACTTCTTGCAGCTAGAGCTTCAAGAACTGAAAATCAGGATGCTATTGATGCAGCAATTGTAGGGATGCTTGCAGACCCAAAGGAG GCAAGAGCTGGTATCAGAGAGGTTCATTTCCTGCCATTCAATCCTGTGGATAAGAGAACTGCCCTAACCtacattgattctgatggaaactGGCACCGTGCTAGCAAGGGTGCGCCTGAGCAG ATATTAGCCCTATGCAATAGCAAGGAGGATGTCAAGAAGAAGGTTCATACTGTGATTGATAAGTTTGCTGAACGTGGGCTTCGATCTTTGGCTGTTGCAAGACAG GAAGTACCTGAGAAAACAAAGGATAGTCCAGGTGGCCCATGGCAGTTTGTTGGTTTGTTGCCTTTGTTTGATCCCCCCAGGCATGACAGTGCTGAAACCATAAGAAGAGCTCTTAACCTTGGAGTGAATGTTAAAATGATTACTG GTGATCAGCTTGCCATTGCTAAGGAAACTGGTCGGAGGCTTGGAATGGGAACAAACATGTATCCATCTAAATCATTGCTTGGCCAAGACAAGGATGCTTCTATTGCGGCTCTCCCTGTAGATGAGTTGATTGAAAAGGCTGATGGGTTTGCTGGAGTTTTTCCAG AACATAAATACGAAATTGTTAAGAGGCTGCAGGAAAGGAAACACATCTGTGGAATGACAGGAGATGGTGTTAATGATGCCCCTGCTTTGAAGAAGGCAGATATTGGAATAGCTGTGGCTGATGCTACAGATGCGGCCAGAGGTGCTTCTGATATTGTCCTGACTGAACCTGGGCTTAGTGTAATTATAAGTGCAGTGCTGACCAGCAGGGCCATATTTCAAAGGATGAAGAACTACACA ATATATGCAGTCTCAATTACAATCCGTATTGTG TTTGGATTCATGTTTATTGCCCTAATATGGAAATATGACTTTGCTCCGTTCATGGTTCTAATTATTGCCATCTTAAACGACG GAACAATCATGACAATATCAAAAGATCGAGTGAAACCATCACCACAGCCAGATAGCTGGAAACTTAAAGAGATCTTTACTACTGGTATTGTTCTTGGAGGTTACTTGGCGCTAATGACGGTGATATTTTTCTGGGCTATGTACGATACCAACTTCTTTACG GATAAATTTGGGGTAAGATCATTGCATGGTAAGGAACATGAAATGATGGCAGCTCTATACCTACAAGTGAGTATTGTGAGCCAGGCCCTTATTTTTGTCACAAGGTCCCGCAGCTGGTCCTTTGTTGAACGTCCTGGACTTCTTCTAGTCAGTGCATTCGTGATTGCTCAGCTG GTAGCTACCTTGATAGCAGTTTATGCAAACTGGGGTTTTGCACGAATAAAGGGATGTGGCTGGGGTTGGGCTGGTGTAATCTGGCTCTATAGTTTGGTTACTTATGTTCCACTTGATCTGCTCAAATTTGCAATTCGTTACATTCTCAGCGGCAAGGCTTGGGATAATCTTTTGGAGAACAAG ACTGCCTTTACAACAAAGAAAGACTATGGGAAGGAAGAGAGAGAAGCCCAATGGGCAACGGCTCAGAGAACACTTCATGGCCTCCACCCTCCTGAAACCAACAACCTTTTTGCTGACAAGAATAGTTACAGGGAACTATCAGAGATTGCAGAGCAAGCCAAGCGGCGGGCTGAGATGGCAAG GCTGAGGGAGCTACATACCCTTAAGGGGCATGTTGAATCGGTTGTGAAGCTGAAAGGACTCGATATTGACACAATTCAACAACATTACACAGTTTAA